A window of the Desulfobacula toluolica Tol2 genome harbors these coding sequences:
- a CDS encoding penicillin-binding protein 1A has product MLKRNSILLSIALVGIFFGIPAGVFLSLFHDLPQINSLKQFKPSSVTTVFSSDKQILAKFYIEKRFPVSIDKIPKNLINAILAIEDRTFYKHSGVNLKAIARAIIHDLKAGKFKQGASTLTQQLAKTLYLTSEKSIVRKIKEAILTLQIERRYTKNEILELYLNLIYLGSGAYGVEAASQTYFNKSVSDLTLAQAALIAGLPKAPSVYSPIKNPDLAQKRRNIVLRQMLDTNIITTQEYNLAKATKIEAPLPQKNMNPAAYFIEYIKTVLKQQFDLENIYSNGLNIYTTLNLDLQLAANNSVSNRMAQLETRVKKHGKPYSKLECALVAIDIKTGAILSMAGGVNFNKSSFNRAVYAKRQPGSAFKPFVYATAITRGFSQNDTLLDAPLSYKLENNQTWQVNNFSKTYSGEITLRKALALSKNTPVVRLIEAIGPAKVIEFAQKAGVSSKLHPNLSLALGTSEVSLMELTTAYIPFANMGFKVAPFSIIQITDSDFRIMYQTSIQKQSIMSRQNAAIMSDLLKAVILEGTGKKAMIIQKDIAGKSGTTDNYKDALFIGFNPDIAVGVWVGNDDSTSLGKYETGAKAALPIWIDYMKHFLSTNSCQYFDIPDGTKMIYMNPNTGKISREQISGTVKALIKIKDNK; this is encoded by the coding sequence CAGTTTAAACCCTCCTCTGTTACAACTGTTTTTTCATCAGACAAACAAATTCTGGCCAAATTTTATATTGAAAAAAGATTTCCCGTATCCATTGATAAAATCCCAAAAAACCTCATAAATGCCATTTTGGCCATAGAAGACAGGACATTTTATAAGCATTCCGGTGTCAACTTAAAAGCCATTGCCAGAGCCATCATCCATGATTTAAAGGCCGGAAAATTCAAACAAGGTGCCAGCACCTTAACCCAGCAACTGGCAAAAACACTGTATCTTACTTCTGAAAAATCAATTGTCAGAAAAATCAAAGAGGCTATTTTAACACTTCAGATCGAACGGCGGTATACGAAAAATGAAATACTGGAATTATATTTAAACCTGATTTACCTGGGATCAGGGGCATATGGTGTTGAGGCCGCATCACAAACCTATTTTAACAAATCCGTAAGTGACCTTACACTGGCCCAGGCAGCCTTGATTGCCGGGCTTCCCAAAGCCCCTTCCGTGTACTCACCAATCAAAAATCCTGATTTGGCCCAAAAAAGAAGAAATATTGTTCTCCGGCAAATGCTGGATACAAACATCATCACAACACAGGAATACAATTTAGCCAAAGCAACAAAAATTGAAGCCCCCCTTCCCCAAAAAAATATGAATCCGGCTGCTTATTTTATTGAATATATAAAAACAGTTTTAAAACAGCAATTTGATTTGGAAAACATCTATTCAAACGGACTCAATATATATACAACACTTAATTTAGATCTTCAATTGGCAGCAAATAATTCTGTTTCAAATCGAATGGCACAACTTGAAACCCGGGTAAAAAAACATGGGAAGCCTTACTCAAAACTCGAATGCGCACTGGTTGCAATTGATATTAAAACCGGTGCAATTTTAAGTATGGCCGGAGGAGTCAATTTTAATAAAAGTTCCTTTAACAGGGCTGTCTATGCTAAACGACAACCTGGTTCAGCTTTTAAACCATTTGTTTATGCCACTGCAATAACCCGGGGATTTTCACAAAATGACACCCTGCTTGATGCACCCTTATCATATAAATTGGAAAACAATCAAACATGGCAGGTGAATAATTTTTCAAAAACGTATTCAGGCGAAATCACCCTTCGTAAAGCACTGGCATTGTCAAAAAACACACCTGTTGTAAGGCTTATAGAGGCAATCGGTCCTGCCAAGGTGATTGAATTTGCTCAAAAAGCCGGAGTGTCATCCAAACTTCATCCCAATCTTTCTCTGGCCTTAGGAACTTCAGAGGTCAGCCTGATGGAGCTTACAACAGCGTATATTCCGTTTGCCAATATGGGATTTAAAGTGGCCCCCTTTTCCATCATTCAAATTACGGATTCAGATTTCCGGATTATGTATCAAACCTCAATACAGAAGCAATCCATCATGTCCAGACAAAACGCAGCCATTATGTCTGACCTGTTAAAAGCTGTTATACTTGAAGGAACCGGTAAAAAGGCCATGATCATTCAAAAGGATATTGCCGGGAAATCCGGGACAACCGACAATTATAAAGATGCTCTTTTTATTGGATTCAATCCGGATATTGCCGTGGGTGTCTGGGTGGGCAATGATGATTCTACCTCTCTTGGAAAATATGAGACCGGTGCAAAAGCCGCCCTGCCCATATGGATTGATTATATGAAACACTTTCTTTCAACTAACTCTTGTCAATATTTTGATATACCGGATGGAACAAAAATGATATATATGAACCCCAATACTGGTAAAATCAGCAGAGAACAAATTTCCGGAACAGTAAAAGCATTGATTAAAATAAAGGACAATAAATGA
- a CDS encoding N-acetyltransferase translates to MIRKAVLDDVKHIHALLQFYHKTGELLARPLSKLYDHLRDFWVFEDPRQNKVVGCCALQFCWENMAEIRSLAVDPDFTGQGIGTVLTERTIQEAVYFKITDLFTLTYRPTFFERFEFSIIDKNELPIKVWSDCIGCVNFPNCDEIAMLKKL, encoded by the coding sequence ATGATAAGAAAAGCTGTATTAGATGATGTCAAACATATCCATGCCTTGCTTCAATTCTATCACAAAACCGGTGAACTTTTAGCAAGGCCGCTGAGCAAACTATACGACCATTTAAGAGACTTCTGGGTATTTGAAGATCCCAGGCAAAATAAAGTGGTTGGCTGCTGTGCATTGCAATTTTGCTGGGAAAATATGGCTGAAATCCGATCTCTTGCAGTTGACCCCGATTTTACAGGTCAGGGAATCGGCACGGTTCTTACGGAAAGAACCATTCAAGAAGCCGTATATTTTAAAATAACGGATCTTTTCACCCTGACCTATCGGCCAACCTTTTTTGAAAGGTTTGAATTTTCAATCATTGATAAAAATGAACTTCCAATTAAGGTATGGTCAGATTGTATCGGGTGTGTTAATTTTCCAAATTGTGACGAAATTGCCATGCTTAAAAAATTATAA
- a CDS encoding phosphoglycerate kinase, giving the protein MKLIKDIDVTSKRVFVRVDYNVPMDENLNITDDNRITATLDLISYLLEQDAKIILASHMGRPNGKRDPKFSLAPVCKRLSQLLNKQVLFAEDCVGEAVEKRVSQLTNGQILMLENLRFHKEEKDNNDGFSQKLANLCDVYVNNAFAVSHRDQASVTGIVKFAEESAAGFLLEKEVQSYYDSVENPQRPLVAVIGGAKVSGKLAALENMLKFVDTLIIGGAMANTFLKSQGIDTRASVIENDLLQTASGIVQKAKEKGIDFLLPKDLVCADKFDKNASVKVCELDQIPDQWMALDIGPRTAKEYATAVKKAGTIVWNGPMGVFEMEKFMSGTQIIADAIAASDAFSIVGGGDTGLAAKKCNVADKVSYISTGGGAFLHLMEGKKLPGVVALEKKE; this is encoded by the coding sequence ATGAAATTAATAAAAGATATTGATGTGACATCAAAAAGAGTGTTTGTCAGGGTTGATTATAATGTGCCAATGGATGAAAATCTTAATATTACAGACGATAACCGGATCACCGCCACCCTGGATCTTATTTCATACTTGTTGGAGCAAGATGCAAAAATCATTCTGGCCTCTCACATGGGCAGACCAAATGGCAAGCGGGACCCAAAATTCAGTCTGGCACCGGTTTGTAAAAGGCTGTCTCAATTATTAAATAAACAGGTTTTGTTTGCAGAAGATTGCGTTGGTGAAGCAGTTGAAAAAAGAGTAAGCCAACTTACTAACGGTCAGATCCTGATGCTGGAAAATTTAAGATTCCATAAAGAGGAAAAAGACAATAATGACGGATTTTCACAAAAGCTTGCCAATCTTTGTGATGTATATGTGAACAATGCCTTTGCGGTTTCCCACCGGGATCAGGCATCTGTTACGGGTATTGTCAAATTCGCAGAAGAATCTGCAGCTGGATTTCTACTTGAAAAAGAAGTTCAATCTTATTACGATTCAGTTGAAAATCCTCAAAGACCTTTGGTGGCAGTCATTGGTGGTGCAAAAGTATCCGGCAAACTGGCTGCTTTGGAAAATATGCTCAAATTTGTTGATACATTGATTATTGGCGGTGCCATGGCCAACACGTTTTTAAAAAGCCAGGGGATTGATACCAGGGCTTCCGTGATTGAAAACGACCTTTTACAGACTGCATCCGGTATCGTTCAAAAAGCAAAAGAAAAAGGGATAGACTTTCTTCTTCCAAAAGATCTGGTTTGTGCGGATAAATTTGATAAAAATGCCAGTGTAAAAGTCTGTGAACTGGATCAGATTCCGGATCAATGGATGGCCTTAGATATTGGTCCCAGAACAGCCAAAGAATATGCCACAGCCGTTAAGAAAGCAGGAACAATTGTATGGAACGGTCCTATGGGGGTTTTTGAAATGGAAAAATTCATGTCCGGAACACAGATTATAGCAGATGCTATTGCCGCATCAGATGCTTTTTCCATTGTTGGCGGAGGGGATACCGGGCTTGCTGCAAAAAAATGCAATGTGGCAGACAAGGTAAGTTATATTTCAACCGGTGGCGGTGCTTTTTTGCACTTAATGGAAGGCAAAAAACTCCCCGGTGTGGTTGCCTTGGAAAAAAAGGAATAG
- the radC gene encoding RadC family protein has product MLTRQMTQLIHKGEGHRKRLKDRFLKNGLQGFHDYEVIELLLSLNTPRKDCKQSAKLLLKRFKTFQRVLEASHESLCEIKGVGPSSSLGIRLIKQVSDRYLESKIISKDVVQNPRDLMEYLNQTIGHKTKEVFAGIFLDAKNRVLTCQILFTGTLTTSSVYPREVIISALQHNAAAVIFAHNHPSGDVEPSKSDIRITRQLLFALKYVGIVLHEHMIIGNNGAYSFAAQGLISKFNTEFEQTNY; this is encoded by the coding sequence ATGTTGACAAGACAGATGACCCAACTGATTCATAAGGGAGAGGGCCACAGAAAAAGGCTTAAGGATAGATTTCTTAAAAACGGTCTTCAAGGATTTCATGATTATGAAGTCATTGAGTTGCTGCTTTCTTTGAATACCCCGAGAAAAGACTGCAAACAGAGCGCAAAATTGCTGTTAAAGAGGTTTAAGACTTTTCAGAGGGTTCTGGAGGCAAGTCATGAATCGCTGTGTGAAATTAAAGGAGTAGGGCCGTCAAGCAGTCTGGGTATCCGGTTGATTAAACAAGTGTCTGACAGGTACCTTGAAAGCAAAATCATATCAAAAGATGTGGTTCAAAATCCCCGGGATTTGATGGAATATTTGAACCAGACCATTGGACATAAAACAAAAGAAGTGTTTGCCGGAATTTTTCTTGATGCCAAAAACAGGGTATTGACCTGTCAAATTCTTTTTACCGGAACTTTGACGACCAGTTCTGTTTATCCGCGGGAAGTTATTATCAGTGCCTTGCAACATAATGCCGCAGCCGTTATTTTTGCACACAATCACCCTTCGGGGGATGTTGAGCCTTCTAAAAGTGATATCCGGATCACAAGACAATTGTTATTTGCACTCAAATATGTGGGAATTGTTTTGCATGAGCATATGATTATTGGAAATAACGGGGCATACAGTTTTGCAGCCCAAGGCTTAATATCAAAGTTTAATACGGAATTTGAACAAACAAATTATTAA
- the gyrA gene encoding DNA gyrase subunit A produces MKQSYLEYAMSVIIGRALPDVRDGLKPVHRRVLYAMQQLRNDWNKSYKKSARIVGDVIGKYHPHGDSAVYDTIVRMAQDFSLRYMLVDGQGNFGSVDGDSAAAMRYTEIRMRKISHQMLADLEKQTVDFIPNYDETLEEPSVLPTKFPALLVNGSSGIAVGMTTNIPPHNIKEVVCALTQLIDNPEMDIQDLMEYIPGPDFPTFGHIYGTKGIYEAYSTGRGIITLRAKVTVEENKKNGQETIIVTELPYQVNKAKVVEKIAELMRDKVITGASFVRDESDRDGMRMAIGLKRDQIAEVVINQLYKHTNMQTSFGIILLAVVNNRPQLLTLKEILNHFIEHRINVIIRRTQFDLKKAQERAHILEGLKIALDHLDEVVALIRASNSPEEAKNGLISRFSLTAIQAQAILDMRLQRLTGLEREKIISEYNALLKDIAWYNEILSSDEVVRGLIKDELAELNEEFGDPRRTQIVESTAEISIEDLIAQEDMVVTVSRSGYIKRNPITLYSSQHRGGKGKTAMGTKTDDFVEHLFVASTHSTFLFITNLGKVYQAKVYELPMAGRSSLGKAIVNLLNFDEGEKLATVLTVDEFVEDRYVVMATKKGRVKKTDLMAYSRRRSGGLIGVKLAEGDELIAARITDGNMDVFLGSEGGKVIRFNEKNVRATARGSMGVRGMRIDPDTKVVGMEVLESEDTLLTVTENGYGKRSSIEEYRTQTRGGKGVFSIKTSKRNGKMVSLLLVDDNDELMMVTDKGKLIRTSIEGINVISRNTQGVKLINLSAKETLIGIARLPEDEDQAEDQAEDQAEDQAEDQAEDQAGQDDPEDDTLKEFPVDEENVDKTDDPTDS; encoded by the coding sequence ATGAAACAATCCTATCTTGAATATGCCATGAGTGTCATTATCGGAAGGGCGCTGCCCGATGTTCGTGATGGCCTGAAGCCGGTTCACCGGCGGGTTTTGTATGCCATGCAGCAGTTGAGAAACGACTGGAATAAATCCTATAAAAAATCTGCCCGTATTGTTGGTGATGTGATTGGTAAGTATCATCCTCATGGGGATTCTGCCGTTTATGATACCATTGTTAGAATGGCCCAGGATTTTTCACTTCGATATATGTTGGTGGATGGTCAGGGTAACTTTGGATCTGTGGATGGTGATTCTGCTGCGGCAATGAGGTATACCGAGATTCGTATGCGCAAGATTTCCCATCAGATGCTTGCAGATCTTGAAAAACAAACTGTTGATTTTATTCCCAATTATGACGAAACCCTTGAAGAACCTTCTGTTTTACCCACAAAATTTCCTGCATTGCTGGTAAATGGCTCCTCGGGTATTGCCGTTGGAATGACAACCAATATTCCTCCCCATAACATCAAAGAGGTGGTTTGTGCGTTAACCCAATTGATTGACAATCCTGAAATGGATATTCAGGATTTAATGGAATACATTCCAGGCCCTGATTTTCCGACTTTTGGTCATATTTATGGTACCAAGGGTATCTATGAGGCCTATAGCACAGGGCGTGGTATTATTACGCTGCGGGCAAAGGTAACGGTTGAGGAAAATAAAAAGAACGGTCAGGAAACAATTATTGTGACCGAGCTGCCCTACCAGGTAAACAAGGCAAAGGTCGTTGAAAAAATAGCAGAACTTATGCGGGACAAAGTCATTACAGGTGCTTCCTTTGTCCGTGATGAATCAGACCGAGATGGAATGAGAATGGCTATCGGCCTTAAAAGGGATCAGATTGCAGAGGTTGTGATTAACCAGCTGTACAAGCATACCAATATGCAGACAAGTTTTGGTATTATTTTGCTTGCCGTTGTCAATAACCGCCCGCAGCTTTTGACTTTAAAAGAAATTTTGAATCATTTTATTGAACATCGCATAAATGTTATTATCCGCAGAACACAATTTGATTTAAAAAAGGCGCAAGAAAGGGCACATATTTTAGAAGGCCTGAAAATTGCTCTTGATCATCTGGATGAGGTGGTGGCTCTTATTCGTGCTTCAAATTCTCCTGAAGAGGCCAAAAACGGATTGATATCCAGGTTCAGTTTGACAGCCATTCAGGCCCAGGCAATACTTGATATGCGTTTGCAAAGGCTTACAGGACTTGAAAGAGAAAAAATCATCAGTGAATATAATGCCCTTTTAAAGGATATTGCCTGGTATAATGAGATCCTTTCAAGTGATGAAGTGGTCAGAGGGCTGATCAAGGACGAATTGGCCGAGCTGAATGAAGAATTTGGTGATCCGCGGCGTACCCAAATCGTTGAGAGTACGGCTGAAATCAGTATTGAAGATCTGATTGCCCAAGAAGACATGGTGGTGACTGTCAGCAGAAGCGGGTATATCAAGCGCAACCCCATTACACTGTATTCAAGTCAGCACAGGGGCGGGAAAGGCAAAACCGCAATGGGAACAAAGACGGATGATTTTGTGGAACATCTTTTTGTCGCATCCACCCACTCCACCTTTTTATTTATCACCAATTTGGGCAAGGTTTACCAGGCAAAGGTGTATGAATTGCCCATGGCAGGCCGCTCAAGTCTTGGAAAGGCCATTGTAAATCTGTTGAATTTTGATGAGGGTGAAAAGCTTGCCACTGTATTAACCGTTGATGAGTTTGTTGAGGATAGATATGTGGTCATGGCCACTAAAAAAGGCCGGGTGAAAAAAACCGATTTGATGGCCTATTCCAGGAGAAGATCCGGCGGCTTGATCGGGGTGAAGCTGGCTGAGGGAGACGAGTTGATTGCGGCAAGAATCACCGACGGAAATATGGATGTTTTTCTTGGATCGGAAGGGGGCAAGGTTATCCGCTTTAATGAGAAAAATGTTCGTGCAACGGCCAGGGGTTCTATGGGGGTTCGGGGAATGAGAATAGACCCGGATACAAAAGTTGTCGGCATGGAGGTTCTGGAATCAGAAGATACTTTGCTTACCGTGACTGAAAACGGATATGGAAAACGCTCTTCTATTGAAGAGTACAGGACTCAGACCCGTGGCGGCAAGGGTGTTTTTTCCATTAAAACATCAAAACGCAATGGCAAAATGGTCTCATTGCTTTTGGTGGATGACAATGACGAGTTGATGATGGTTACGGATAAAGGAAAATTGATTCGAACATCCATTGAAGGCATTAATGTTATCAGCAGGAACACCCAGGGGGTTAAATTGATTAACCTGTCTGCCAAAGAAACCCTTATCGGTATTGCAAGGCTTCCCGAGGACGAAGATCAGGCAGAAGATCAGGCAGAAGATCAGGCAGAAGATCAGGCAGAAGATCAGGCAGAAGATCAGGCAGGGCAGGATGATCCGGAAGATGATACTCTGAAAGAATTTCCTGTTGATGAGGAGAATGTTGACAAGACAGATGACCCAACTGATTCATAA
- a CDS encoding AI-2E family transporter — translation MEQNISQRAVFVFFIVLFCISILLAGKLIAPFFAIIILGVVSTGIFNSVFRFFSKKLSPKAASVLTCILIFFVVFIPVVFFIGVLSREAFNLYTMAKDAVFSNQLKDLFENTHALERFNDLLVRAGIEKEVTWDELVSPISELGKAVGLSLFEQARFITSNVFNLVLYFGLMLIVVFYMFIDGDKFIKYMYDLSPLPDEHDEKLFEKFMDMAGAVLIGNGLGGLIQGIAGGLLFWLLGWNSPFLWGVIMGFLAFLPIVGIGIVMVPAAVILMLKLKFFSGIFVLVFYAVLSWGIEYIFKPRVVGNRVSMHPLIVFFAIIGGLKAYGILGIIYGPLIATLFLTLADIYFSSFQFMVEPGKVLKEK, via the coding sequence TTGGAGCAAAATATTTCTCAAAGAGCAGTGTTTGTATTTTTTATTGTGCTGTTCTGTATTTCGATTCTGCTTGCAGGTAAGCTGATTGCCCCGTTTTTTGCTATTATCATCTTAGGGGTCGTCTCCACAGGAATTTTTAATTCGGTTTTCAGGTTTTTTTCAAAGAAACTGTCCCCCAAAGCTGCTTCAGTTCTTACCTGTATTCTGATTTTTTTTGTTGTCTTTATTCCGGTTGTTTTTTTTATCGGGGTGCTTTCCAGGGAAGCCTTTAATCTTTATACCATGGCCAAAGATGCGGTTTTTTCCAATCAATTAAAAGACTTGTTTGAAAATACGCATGCCTTGGAACGATTCAATGATCTGCTGGTCAGGGCAGGTATCGAAAAAGAGGTGACCTGGGATGAATTGGTCAGCCCCATTTCAGAACTTGGAAAGGCCGTGGGATTATCATTGTTTGAACAGGCCCGTTTTATTACATCCAATGTGTTTAATCTGGTGTTGTATTTTGGTCTGATGTTAATCGTGGTATTTTACATGTTTATCGATGGGGATAAGTTTATAAAATATATGTATGACCTGTCTCCTTTACCGGATGAACATGATGAAAAACTTTTTGAAAAATTTATGGACATGGCAGGTGCAGTCCTTATCGGAAATGGCCTTGGCGGATTGATTCAGGGAATTGCAGGCGGTTTACTTTTCTGGTTGTTAGGGTGGAATTCTCCTTTCCTATGGGGTGTTATCATGGGATTTCTGGCTTTTTTGCCCATTGTGGGGATCGGTATTGTCATGGTCCCTGCCGCAGTGATCCTGATGCTGAAATTAAAATTTTTTTCAGGGATTTTTGTCCTTGTTTTTTATGCCGTGCTGTCCTGGGGGATTGAGTATATCTTTAAACCCAGGGTAGTGGGAAATAGAGTCAGTATGCATCCGTTAATCGTATTCTTTGCTATTATCGGCGGGTTAAAAGCTTATGGCATTCTGGGTATTATTTACGGTCCATTGATCGCAACCCTGTTTTTAACCCTTGCAGACATATATTTTTCAAGTTTTCAGTTTATGGTTGAACCCGGAAAGGTTCTTAAAGAGAAATAA
- a CDS encoding thiolase family protein, with product MKNVVIVSGSRTPVGSFGGSLKSVPVVELGSYVMKDVLKRAGLKPVVDASQDEFSPDTLKDQGVIDLEKKGYDYDDSLNPVFIDEVIMGNVLQAGQGQNTARQAMIAAGISRQTTAFTVNKICGSGLKAIALGAQSIMAGQAEVVLAGGQESMSNAPMALNKARWGHRMELTGIGPVHDLMVFDGLYEIFYGYHMGLTAENIVEKYGITREEQDKLSLISHNRAFAAVNDGTFAEEIIPVVIKSRRGDTIVDKDERPMETSMEKMAKLRPAFKKDGSVTAGNASGINDAAAAVLLMTEEKADELGLEKLAKIKAFSSGGLDPAYMGLGPVPAIRKVLKQTGMGIEDIDMIELNEAFAAQAIGCMRELNIDVEKPNELGSAISIGHPIGCTGARQMVTAINQMKRKSYSTGLISMCIGGGMGMAMIIER from the coding sequence ATGAAAAATGTTGTTATCGTCAGTGGTTCTAGAACTCCTGTAGGGTCTTTTGGTGGTTCCCTGAAAAGCGTACCCGTAGTTGAACTTGGCTCTTATGTAATGAAAGATGTTTTAAAAAGAGCTGGTTTGAAACCTGTTGTGGATGCATCCCAGGATGAATTTTCTCCTGATACGTTAAAAGATCAGGGCGTGATTGATCTTGAAAAAAAAGGATATGATTATGATGATTCATTAAATCCTGTGTTTATTGATGAAGTTATCATGGGTAATGTCCTTCAGGCAGGACAGGGACAGAACACAGCCCGGCAGGCAATGATTGCTGCGGGTATTTCAAGACAGACAACTGCTTTTACAGTAAATAAAATCTGCGGTTCAGGACTCAAAGCCATTGCTCTTGGTGCCCAGTCCATTATGGCAGGTCAGGCAGAAGTGGTTCTTGCTGGTGGTCAGGAAAGCATGAGCAATGCCCCCATGGCATTGAACAAGGCAAGATGGGGACATCGAATGGAACTTACCGGCATAGGACCTGTCCATGATTTGATGGTATTTGACGGATTATATGAAATTTTTTACGGATACCACATGGGACTTACGGCAGAAAATATTGTAGAAAAATACGGTATTACAAGAGAAGAACAGGACAAGCTGTCCTTAATAAGCCACAATAGAGCGTTTGCTGCGGTAAACGACGGTACTTTTGCTGAAGAAATTATCCCGGTTGTGATCAAATCCCGCAGAGGCGATACCATTGTTGATAAAGATGAACGCCCCATGGAAACCAGCATGGAAAAAATGGCAAAACTTCGTCCGGCATTTAAAAAAGACGGAAGTGTTACAGCAGGAAATGCATCTGGAATCAATGATGCAGCAGCAGCCGTTCTGTTGATGACCGAAGAAAAAGCTGATGAACTTGGTCTTGAAAAACTGGCAAAAATTAAAGCTTTTTCATCCGGCGGACTTGATCCTGCATACATGGGCCTAGGTCCTGTACCGGCAATTAGAAAAGTGCTGAAACAGACCGGTATGGGGATTGAAGACATTGACATGATTGAACTGAACGAAGCCTTTGCCGCTCAAGCCATTGGATGCATGAGAGAACTCAATATTGATGTGGAAAAACCCAATGAACTGGGATCAGCCATCTCAATCGGTCATCCCATTGGTTGTACAGGTGCAAGACAGATGGTTACAGCCATTAACCAGATGAAAAGAAAATCATACTCCACAGGTTTGATCTCCATGTGTATCGGTGGTGGTATGGGCATGGCCATGATTATCGAAAGATAA
- a CDS encoding NRDE family protein: protein MCLILFGYKVSNKYPLIFAANRDEFYQRPTAPMHLWKNTPAILAGKDLEQGGTWFGVHKNGTFAALTNYRDPSSIRPDAPSRGEIIVDFLKSKKPPETHFNHLKEKQNPYNGFNLLFGSKDDIFWFSNLKNTIEKIAPGIHGLSNRFLDTPWPKVESGKKALQDIICGTITFESLFSILTDQSIPDDDQLPQTGVGLEWERMLSSLFIHSDTYGTRSSTVMLMDQNGTIEITERTYDPQDTLTYNDRRFVWEGSESGLS from the coding sequence ATGTGTTTAATCCTCTTTGGATATAAAGTTTCAAACAAATATCCTTTAATTTTTGCCGCCAACCGGGATGAATTTTATCAAAGACCTACAGCCCCCATGCATTTATGGAAAAACACCCCTGCTATTCTTGCGGGAAAAGACCTTGAACAGGGCGGCACATGGTTCGGGGTCCACAAAAACGGAACCTTTGCAGCCCTTACCAATTACCGTGATCCTTCCTCAATCCGTCCGGATGCCCCTTCAAGGGGTGAAATTATTGTTGATTTTCTCAAATCCAAGAAACCGCCTGAAACCCATTTTAATCATCTTAAAGAAAAACAAAATCCCTACAATGGATTTAATCTGTTGTTTGGCAGCAAAGATGATATATTCTGGTTCTCCAACCTTAAAAACACCATTGAAAAAATAGCCCCCGGCATTCACGGACTTTCCAACCGGTTTCTGGACACCCCATGGCCTAAAGTGGAATCCGGCAAAAAAGCATTGCAGGATATCATCTGCGGCACCATCACTTTTGAATCTCTTTTCTCCATACTGACGGACCAATCAATTCCTGATGATGATCAGCTTCCTCAAACCGGAGTGGGACTTGAATGGGAAAGAATGCTGTCTTCCTTATTTATCCATAGCGATACATATGGCACAAGATCCTCCACTGTAATGCTTATGGATCAAAACGGAACAATCGAAATCACGGAACGAACCTATGATCCTCAAGATACGCTGACATACAACGATCGCCGGTTTGTATGGGAAGGGTCAGAGTCAGGCCTTTCTTGA
- a CDS encoding protein kinase family protein: MKQCNGCGKIVSQTITMCPVCGINNSGPLKFIDEYKIQTIIYEDRTSIVCKAAKNKDTSPVTIRIFTEKSGMDERVAKRFKNELEKLKKLPDEYFLRHYAIKKSSDGPWYKISEWMDASDWNSVFRSGILDSLPRMVTLFHNIASILDILNKNDHFMPYLILYDLMIPKEKTKNLNIKLNYKLSRFLNARATHNGPMLQKTLDCHPDIINQRAIDFRSGIWSLGKVFIELLTADSNQNINSSTVDELDSPDPELAALLNAMLSDDPDLRPQTMESVVSELFHILKRLTCSE, encoded by the coding sequence ATGAAACAATGCAACGGATGTGGAAAAATTGTCTCCCAGACAATTACCATGTGCCCGGTCTGCGGCATAAACAATTCAGGCCCTCTGAAATTTATTGATGAATACAAAATTCAAACCATTATTTATGAGGACCGCACTTCAATTGTCTGCAAAGCTGCAAAAAACAAAGATACCTCACCTGTAACCATCAGAATATTTACGGAAAAATCCGGTATGGATGAGCGTGTGGCCAAACGATTTAAAAACGAACTTGAAAAACTCAAAAAACTGCCGGACGAATATTTTTTACGGCATTATGCAATCAAAAAAAGCAGTGACGGACCCTGGTACAAGATCAGCGAATGGATGGATGCCTCAGATTGGAACTCTGTCTTTAGGTCCGGGATATTGGATTCCCTGCCCAGGATGGTCACCCTTTTTCATAATATCGCGTCAATACTTGATATTTTGAATAAAAATGATCATTTTATGCCCTATCTTATTCTTTATGATCTTATGATCCCCAAAGAAAAAACAAAAAATCTCAACATAAAACTCAATTACAAACTTTCAAGATTTTTAAATGCAAGAGCTACCCATAACGGCCCCATGCTTCAAAAAACACTTGACTGCCATCCTGATATCATAAACCAGCGGGCCATTGATTTTAGAAGTGGAATATGGTCACTTGGGAAAGTATTTATTGAGCTGTTAACCGCAGACTCAAACCAAAATATCAATTCCTCAACAGTGGATGAACTGGACAGTCCAGACCCTGAACTTGCCGCCCTGCTCAATGCCATGCTGTCAGATGACCCGGATCTGAGACCCCAAACCATGGAAAGCGTTGTGTCTGAGTTATTTCATATCTTAAAGCGCCTGACCTGTTCCGAATAA